One window from the genome of Pyxicephalus adspersus chromosome 6, UCB_Pads_2.0, whole genome shotgun sequence encodes:
- the ASPHD2 gene encoding aspartate beta-hydroxylase domain-containing protein 2 isoform X2: protein MTSLQWIAVKPVMTHCYVLYKTRPRKSEYAKRYTWSGMGRIHKGIREQGRYLNDRPAIQKPEVFFLPDLQTLTYFPRDAQKHDVELLEQNFATILSEFEVIYKAFSNCNLPQGWKLNSTPKGEWFTFYLVNQGACIPANCKKCPRTYRLLGSLRTFIGNNVFGNACISVLTPGAVITEHYGPTNIRIRCHLGLRIPANCELVVGGEPQCWAEGHCLLFDDSFLHTAFHEGSAEDGPRVIFMVDLWHPNVAAAERQALDSIFAPGR from the exons ATGACCTCTCTTCAGTGGATAGCAGTAAAGCCAGTGATGACACATTGCTACGTACTGTACAAAACCAGGCCACGGAAATCA GAATATGCCAAAAGGTACACCTGGTCTGGCATGGGTAGAATTCACAAAGGCATCCGTGAACAAGGTCGTTATTTAAACGACAGGCCAGCTATACAAAAGCCAGAGGTTTTCTTCCTCCCTGACTTACAAACCCTGACATATTTCCCACGGGATGCTCAAAAGCATGACGTGGAGCTACTAGAACAGAACTTTGCCACCATCCTCAGTGAATTCGAAGTCATCTACAAAGCCTTTTCAAACTGTAACTTGCCCCAAGGTTGGAAATTAAACAGTACTCCAAAAGGGGAATGGTTCACATTTTATTTGGTCAACCAAGGTGCATGCATTCCTGCCAATTGCAAGAAATGCCCACGGACGTATCGCTTGCTTGGAAGTCTCCGTACCTTCATTGGCAACAACGTGTTTGGGAATGCTTGTATATCTGTGCTTACCCCGGGAGCAGTTATCACAGAACATTATGGGCCCACCAACATCAGAATAAGATGCCATCTAg GTTTACGAATCCCAGCTAACTGTGAACTAGTTGTTGGAGGAGAACCACAGTGCTGGGCAGAAGGACATTGCCTTCTGTTTGATGACTCCTTCCTGCACACAGCATTTCATGAAG GTTCAGCAGAAGATGGACCTCGAGTGATTTTCATGGTTGATCTATGGCACCCCAATGTGGCAGCAGCTGAACGTCAAGCCCTTGATTCGATTTTTGCTCCTGGACGCTGA
- the ASPHD2 gene encoding aspartate beta-hydroxylase domain-containing protein 2 isoform X1: MSKGNRQSHVVLFTNSSILTRMVWAPFRTPSLCCIASSYKPDSGWTKMSAEWLTDWTCLLRGLRDLIAGCIQAVRDCNTFALTTVVCLLLLFAWYCYRVGKDQPRSPFATVNLLIQSSDAKGLQNGFAYCHSRECVRCTHNEGLNHKLYHNLQEYAKRYTWSGMGRIHKGIREQGRYLNDRPAIQKPEVFFLPDLQTLTYFPRDAQKHDVELLEQNFATILSEFEVIYKAFSNCNLPQGWKLNSTPKGEWFTFYLVNQGACIPANCKKCPRTYRLLGSLRTFIGNNVFGNACISVLTPGAVITEHYGPTNIRIRCHLGLRIPANCELVVGGEPQCWAEGHCLLFDDSFLHTAFHEGSAEDGPRVIFMVDLWHPNVAAAERQALDSIFAPGR, translated from the exons ATGTCTAAAGGGAACAGGCAGAGTCATGTTGTCTTGTTCACCAATTCATCCATATTAACCCGCATGGTGTGGGCTCCTTTTAGAACTCCCAGTCTTTGTTGCATTGCATCGTCCTATAAACCAGACAGCGGTTGGACAAAAATGTCTGCAGAGTGGTTGACTGACTGGACCTGTTTACTGAGAGGACTTCGTGATCTGATTGCTGGGTGCATCCAAGCTGTGCGTGACTGCAATACTTTCGCCCTAACTACCGTTGTCTGCCTCTTATTGTTGTTTGCATGGTATTGTTACCGAGTTGGTAAGGACCAACCCCGTTCTCCCTTTGCCACTGTGAATTTGCTCATACAGAGTTCGGACGCCAAAGGTTTGCAGAACGGGTTTGCTTATTGCCACTCACGTGAGTGTGTACGTTGTACCCATAATGAAGGACTGAACCATAAACTCTATCATAATCTACAGGAATATGCCAAAAGGTACACCTGGTCTGGCATGGGTAGAATTCACAAAGGCATCCGTGAACAAGGTCGTTATTTAAACGACAGGCCAGCTATACAAAAGCCAGAGGTTTTCTTCCTCCCTGACTTACAAACCCTGACATATTTCCCACGGGATGCTCAAAAGCATGACGTGGAGCTACTAGAACAGAACTTTGCCACCATCCTCAGTGAATTCGAAGTCATCTACAAAGCCTTTTCAAACTGTAACTTGCCCCAAGGTTGGAAATTAAACAGTACTCCAAAAGGGGAATGGTTCACATTTTATTTGGTCAACCAAGGTGCATGCATTCCTGCCAATTGCAAGAAATGCCCACGGACGTATCGCTTGCTTGGAAGTCTCCGTACCTTCATTGGCAACAACGTGTTTGGGAATGCTTGTATATCTGTGCTTACCCCGGGAGCAGTTATCACAGAACATTATGGGCCCACCAACATCAGAATAAGATGCCATCTAg GTTTACGAATCCCAGCTAACTGTGAACTAGTTGTTGGAGGAGAACCACAGTGCTGGGCAGAAGGACATTGCCTTCTGTTTGATGACTCCTTCCTGCACACAGCATTTCATGAAG GTTCAGCAGAAGATGGACCTCGAGTGATTTTCATGGTTGATCTATGGCACCCCAATGTGGCAGCAGCTGAACGTCAAGCCCTTGATTCGATTTTTGCTCCTGGACGCTGA